One genomic window of Myxococcus guangdongensis includes the following:
- a CDS encoding outer membrane protein assembly factor BamB family protein produces the protein MRKQLVSWKHWLGSAVALGLLGGCSSLPRYGNPELPRTEQAPPLDYFSVAWWAPLVTPTLMEYAPREVATPAYDGLSKTVIALTRDGFIRGIDSDGKVKWSKKTSTRFAAGARVSDGVAFVPGGDGTLYALDAATGEEKWKYAAGESLATVPVISEGLVLVASESDTLFAVKAADGVWAWQYRRDPPSGFSVRGASTPLVRDGDVYVGFSDGYVVSLAMRDGSANWEKSLSGSGNEFLDVDSTPVMDEHGQLYVASYKSGIYALEAESGDLVWTSSVGGMTSLLSKGKMLFAVGDGRVDAYLAEDGRLLWTHPLGERAAQAPVFAKGMLIVPIQRALLFLDPKTGQSRVSWNPGDGVSATPFVAGSKLFVLSNNGWLYALDFNGLKG, from the coding sequence ATGAGGAAGCAGCTCGTGAGCTGGAAGCATTGGCTGGGGAGCGCCGTGGCGCTCGGTCTCCTGGGCGGCTGCAGCAGCCTGCCTCGCTACGGCAATCCGGAGCTGCCTCGGACGGAGCAGGCCCCTCCGCTGGATTACTTCTCCGTGGCCTGGTGGGCTCCGCTGGTGACGCCCACCCTCATGGAGTACGCCCCGCGCGAGGTCGCGACGCCGGCGTACGACGGGCTGAGCAAGACGGTCATCGCGCTGACGCGGGACGGGTTCATCCGCGGCATCGACTCGGATGGCAAGGTCAAGTGGTCGAAGAAGACCAGCACGCGCTTCGCGGCGGGCGCCCGGGTGAGCGACGGCGTCGCCTTCGTCCCCGGCGGTGACGGCACGCTGTACGCGCTGGACGCGGCCACGGGCGAGGAGAAGTGGAAGTACGCGGCCGGCGAGTCGCTGGCGACGGTGCCTGTCATCTCCGAGGGCCTGGTGCTGGTGGCCTCCGAGAGCGACACCCTGTTCGCGGTGAAGGCCGCGGACGGCGTGTGGGCCTGGCAGTACCGCAGGGATCCTCCGTCGGGCTTCTCGGTGCGTGGCGCTTCCACGCCGCTGGTCCGCGATGGCGACGTCTACGTGGGCTTCTCCGACGGCTACGTCGTGTCGCTGGCCATGCGGGACGGCAGCGCCAACTGGGAGAAGTCGCTGTCGGGCAGCGGCAACGAGTTCCTGGACGTGGACTCGACGCCGGTGATGGACGAGCACGGTCAGCTCTACGTGGCCTCGTACAAGAGCGGCATCTACGCGCTCGAGGCGGAGTCCGGTGACCTGGTCTGGACGAGCTCCGTGGGCGGCATGACGTCGCTGCTGTCGAAGGGGAAGATGCTCTTCGCGGTGGGTGACGGCCGGGTGGATGCCTACCTGGCGGAGGACGGGCGGCTCCTGTGGACGCACCCCCTGGGCGAAAGGGCCGCGCAGGCGCCGGTGTTCGCCAAGGGAATGCTGATCGTCCCCATCCAGCGCGCGTTGCTGTTCCTGGACCCGAAGACGGGGCAGTCGCGCGTCTCGTGGAACCCGGGGGATGGCGTCTCGGCCACGCCCTTCGTGGCGGGCTCGAAGCTGTTCGTGCTCTCCAACAACGGCTGGCTCTACGCGTTGGACTTCAACGGATTGAAGGGGTGA
- a CDS encoding ribonuclease H-like domain-containing protein → MLQRTFQHIPGVGPWREKDLWARGIKSWDDFPAAGQGVAITRKTDDIARERLAQGREALERRDLRRLAELIPQREHWRLYPEFQHDAVYFDIETDGREAQAPTVVSLFDSTGLHVFIQGRNMDALPEAMAARRLWVTFNGSTFDVPVLKNYFGPARFPVPEAHIDLRFVTRRLGMGGGLKDIEGQIGAERPPHMKGVNGYDAVLLWRAYTRRGDVEALRFLVEYNLYDSFQLRTLMDVAYNRGADDLNQDVPRLPVFERGDVLYDVSRIILELGPTERDLQTLARVRAEEQVP, encoded by the coding sequence ATGCTTCAGCGGACGTTCCAGCACATCCCCGGCGTGGGGCCCTGGCGCGAGAAGGACTTGTGGGCGCGCGGCATCAAGAGCTGGGATGACTTTCCGGCGGCCGGCCAGGGTGTGGCCATCACCCGGAAGACGGACGACATCGCGCGCGAGCGGCTTGCGCAGGGTCGCGAGGCGCTGGAGCGCAGGGACTTGCGGCGGCTCGCGGAGCTGATTCCGCAGCGGGAGCACTGGCGGCTGTATCCCGAGTTCCAGCACGACGCCGTCTACTTCGACATCGAGACGGATGGCCGCGAGGCGCAGGCGCCCACGGTGGTGAGCCTGTTCGACTCGACCGGGCTGCACGTGTTCATCCAGGGTCGGAACATGGACGCGCTGCCGGAGGCGATGGCGGCCCGACGGCTGTGGGTGACGTTCAACGGCTCCACCTTCGACGTGCCGGTGTTGAAGAACTACTTCGGGCCGGCGCGCTTCCCGGTGCCGGAGGCGCACATTGATTTGCGCTTCGTCACGCGGCGATTGGGGATGGGCGGCGGGTTGAAGGACATCGAGGGCCAGATTGGCGCCGAGCGTCCGCCGCACATGAAGGGCGTGAACGGCTACGACGCGGTGCTGCTGTGGCGCGCGTACACGCGGCGTGGCGACGTGGAGGCCCTGCGGTTCCTGGTGGAGTACAACCTGTATGACTCGTTCCAGCTCCGCACGCTGATGGACGTGGCGTACAACCGCGGCGCGGATGACTTGAACCAGGATGTACCCCGGCTGCCCGTGTTCGAGCGCGGGGATGTCCTGTACGACGTGAGCCGCATCATCCTGGAGCTGGGGCCCACTGAGCGGGACCTGCAGACGCTTGCCCGGGTCCGCGCGGAGGAGCAGGTTCCCTGA
- a CDS encoding DUF3014 domain-containing protein: MSEPTDPMQSSETPTSSSAGKKAALIGGPLVAVGVGVAVALGVFRGKQPEPVPVVAEAPKPVDAGVAPVTPTESLPESDGRVRELASRMSEEAELQRWLQEKDLVRRVTAAVNNVAEGASPRMVLGFLAPTGGFQVVEGKGKDKKMTVDPRSHARYDLIARVFGTFDAQVARSLFRDLKPLIDQAHREIAPPGQAFDSTLNRAIEHLLSVPVPEGALEVQPQGGLYVYASPELEGLSKAQKHLLRMGPQNIRVIQAKLKELQTALDLPPVAER; this comes from the coding sequence ATGAGCGAACCGACGGACCCGATGCAGAGCTCGGAGACGCCCACGTCCAGCTCGGCTGGGAAGAAGGCCGCGCTGATTGGAGGCCCCCTGGTGGCCGTGGGGGTGGGCGTGGCCGTGGCGTTGGGGGTGTTCCGCGGCAAGCAGCCGGAGCCGGTGCCCGTGGTGGCGGAGGCTCCGAAGCCCGTCGATGCCGGGGTCGCGCCCGTGACGCCCACGGAGTCGCTGCCGGAGAGTGACGGCCGGGTCCGCGAGCTGGCGAGCCGGATGTCGGAGGAAGCGGAGCTCCAGCGCTGGCTTCAGGAGAAGGACCTGGTGCGCCGGGTGACGGCGGCCGTGAACAACGTCGCGGAAGGCGCGAGCCCCCGGATGGTGCTGGGGTTCCTGGCGCCGACGGGCGGGTTCCAGGTCGTCGAGGGCAAGGGCAAGGACAAGAAGATGACCGTCGACCCGCGCAGCCATGCCCGGTACGACCTGATCGCGCGCGTGTTCGGGACGTTCGACGCGCAGGTGGCTCGGAGCCTGTTCCGGGACTTGAAGCCGCTCATCGACCAGGCGCATCGGGAGATTGCACCGCCGGGACAGGCGTTCGACTCGACGCTCAACCGGGCCATCGAGCATCTGCTCTCGGTTCCGGTTCCGGAGGGTGCGCTCGAGGTCCAGCCGCAGGGCGGGCTCTATGTCTACGCGTCGCCCGAGCTGGAGGGCTTGAGCAAGGCGCAGAAGCACCTGCTGCGCATGGGCCCGCAGAACATCCGGGTCATCCAGGCCAAGCTGAAGGAGCTTCAAACGGCGCTGGACCTGCCGCCCGTGGCGGAGCGTTAG
- the guaA gene encoding glutamine-hydrolyzing GMP synthase — MDLHAEKILILDFGSQYTQLIARRVRELGVYCEIHRPDLPAEDIRRFAPRGIVLSGGPASVEAPGSPRCDPFVFEAGVPVLGICYGLQLTAKLLGGRIDRGAHREFGNAEVEVLAPRGPFSEFRPGDRVQVWMSHGDRVEELPPGFEAIGRSGNSPFAAAAHQSKPFYGLQFHPEVVHTPQGKAMLRAFLFNDCKVSGSWTMKGFIDEAVATIRKQVGENGRVICALSGGVDSSVAALLLHRAIGPRLQCIFVDNGVLRQGERAQVEALFVDRFHVPLKTVDARARFLDALAGVTDPEKKRKIIGREFIAVFEEASRDIQDAEFLAQGTLYPDVIESVSYKGPSVTIKSHHNVGGLPETMKLKLVEPLRELFKDEVRALGRELGLPEEMVSRQPFPGPGLAIRVLGEVTEARLELVRRADAIVQEEIRAAGLYKEVWQAFAVLLPVQSVGVMGDERTYESTCVLRAVTSVDGMTADWARLPYPVIERISTRITNEVRGINRVAYDVSSKPPATIEWE; from the coding sequence GTGGACCTGCACGCCGAGAAGATCCTGATCCTCGATTTCGGGAGTCAGTACACCCAGCTCATCGCCCGACGGGTCCGCGAGCTGGGCGTTTATTGTGAAATCCACCGCCCGGACCTGCCGGCCGAGGACATCCGCCGCTTCGCCCCCCGAGGCATCGTCCTCTCGGGAGGCCCGGCGTCCGTGGAGGCGCCCGGTTCCCCCCGGTGCGATCCGTTCGTCTTCGAGGCGGGCGTGCCCGTGCTCGGCATCTGCTACGGCCTGCAGCTGACGGCCAAGCTGCTGGGCGGCCGCATCGACCGGGGCGCCCACCGCGAGTTCGGCAACGCGGAGGTGGAGGTGCTGGCCCCCCGCGGCCCCTTCTCGGAGTTCCGCCCGGGAGACCGCGTCCAGGTGTGGATGAGCCACGGAGACCGGGTGGAGGAGCTGCCCCCGGGCTTCGAGGCGATCGGCCGCAGCGGCAACTCGCCCTTCGCGGCGGCGGCCCACCAGAGCAAGCCCTTCTACGGCCTCCAGTTCCACCCCGAGGTGGTGCACACCCCGCAGGGCAAGGCCATGCTGCGCGCCTTCCTCTTCAACGACTGCAAGGTGTCCGGCTCGTGGACGATGAAGGGCTTCATCGACGAGGCCGTGGCCACCATCCGCAAGCAGGTGGGTGAGAACGGCCGGGTCATCTGCGCCCTGTCGGGTGGCGTGGACAGCTCCGTGGCGGCGCTGCTGCTCCACCGCGCCATCGGCCCCCGGCTGCAGTGCATCTTCGTGGACAACGGGGTGCTCAGGCAGGGTGAGCGGGCCCAGGTGGAGGCGCTCTTCGTGGACCGCTTCCACGTCCCGCTGAAGACGGTGGACGCGCGGGCCCGGTTCCTGGACGCGCTGGCCGGCGTGACGGACCCGGAGAAGAAGCGGAAGATCATCGGCCGCGAGTTCATCGCCGTGTTCGAGGAGGCCTCACGCGACATCCAGGACGCGGAGTTCCTGGCCCAGGGCACGCTGTACCCGGACGTCATCGAGTCCGTCTCGTACAAGGGCCCGTCCGTCACCATCAAGAGCCACCACAACGTGGGCGGCCTGCCGGAGACGATGAAGCTCAAGCTGGTGGAGCCCTTGCGCGAGCTGTTCAAGGACGAGGTCCGCGCGCTGGGTCGCGAGCTGGGGCTGCCCGAGGAGATGGTGTCCCGCCAGCCGTTCCCCGGTCCGGGTCTGGCCATCCGCGTGCTGGGCGAAGTCACGGAGGCCCGGCTGGAGCTGGTGCGCCGCGCGGACGCCATCGTCCAGGAGGAGATTCGCGCCGCGGGTCTCTACAAGGAAGTGTGGCAGGCGTTCGCCGTGCTGCTGCCGGTGCAGAGCGTGGGCGTCATGGGCGACGAGCGCACCTACGAGTCCACCTGCGTGCTGCGCGCCGTCACCAGCGTGGACGGCATGACGGCGGACTGGGCGCGGCTGCCGTACCCGGTCATCGAGCGCATCTCCACGCGCATCACCAACGAGGTGCGCGGCATCAACCGCGTCGCCTACGACGTGTCCTCCAAGCCTCCCGCCACCATCGAGTGGGAGTGA
- a CDS encoding tetratricopeptide repeat protein has protein sequence MAGTKTEKIRQQELRQPDTFQKVGNDARDWLAQRQKLIGIVVAVIILGGVGAAIASELSKRGEEKASQALGQALSVLDRPIDGVQPAQPGDTETPFKTVKERDEALVKALSDFRKEHGGTRSATTAALSLGEAQFRLGNFADAQTSFGDFLKGASQNDPLRAGAFEGQGYAFEAEKKFDEALKAFEQMGAAGGGEFLAGMGDYHKGRMLIAQDKKDEAASVLSKVSTDHPNTTAARLSSERLAVLASQGVKIPAPAQPAAAVPDAG, from the coding sequence GTGGCTGGAACCAAGACCGAGAAGATTCGCCAGCAGGAGCTTCGTCAGCCGGACACCTTCCAGAAGGTGGGCAACGACGCGCGTGATTGGCTGGCCCAGCGGCAGAAGCTCATCGGCATCGTCGTGGCCGTCATCATCCTCGGCGGCGTGGGCGCGGCCATCGCGAGCGAGCTGTCCAAGCGCGGCGAGGAGAAGGCGTCCCAGGCCCTGGGCCAGGCGCTCTCCGTGCTGGACCGCCCCATCGACGGCGTGCAGCCCGCGCAGCCGGGCGACACCGAGACGCCCTTCAAGACCGTGAAGGAGCGCGACGAGGCGCTGGTGAAGGCCCTGTCGGACTTCCGCAAGGAGCACGGCGGCACCCGTTCGGCCACCACGGCCGCGCTGTCGCTGGGCGAGGCGCAGTTCCGCCTGGGCAACTTCGCGGACGCGCAGACCTCCTTCGGCGACTTCCTGAAGGGCGCCTCCCAGAATGATCCGCTGCGCGCGGGTGCGTTCGAGGGCCAGGGCTACGCCTTCGAGGCGGAGAAGAAGTTCGACGAGGCCCTCAAGGCCTTCGAGCAGATGGGCGCCGCGGGCGGTGGTGAGTTCCTGGCGGGCATGGGCGACTACCACAAGGGCCGCATGCTCATCGCGCAGGACAAGAAGGACGAGGCGGCCAGCGTCCTGTCGAAGGTGTCGACGGACCACCCGAACACCACCGCGGCGCGGCTGTCGAGCGAGCGGCTGGCGGTGCTGGCCTCGCAGGGCGTGAAGATTCCGGCCCCGGCGCAGCCCGCCGCCGCCGTTCCGGACGCGGGGTAG
- a CDS encoding ABC transporter permease, protein MRVLDSLLADARFALRTFRRAPGFAAAAILCLALGIGANAVIFSVVHGVLLRPLPYAEPARIVSLLEFRAQGSGGPVSWLTFWDWRDQAKAFEHITAFTVGGSILRADDDSERLEATRGTAGYFAVHGVPPLLGRTFVPGDDQPGHEPVAVLNETLWRRRFGASPAVLGRTVLLDDIPHTVIGVVPESFDPKMDVWLPLVAPGDARGRFSTLLSVRARLAPGFTVESADQELAAVTAAIAAASPDVLKERTSHVESLAEARTRLWSGPLKLLLGAVALVLLIACANVANILLARAGARHQELAVRVALGASRGRVIQQLLVESLLLALLGGALGGLFARWGLDGLLAVAPESMPQRAAISLDGTSFLFLAAISITSGLVFGLLPALQLSRLDLRGAMPSSGRRLRSTLVVLELALCLVLLVGAGLLGRGFLQLLGTSPGLASEQLLTLHIAIPDSRFFNEHGLDAHIPQTLLEPILEEVRALPGVSAAAMTSLLPIQRAWNNARYVIEGEPPPDPGSEPRAERRSTSPGFFATVGIPLRQGRDFTASDAAPGQPATVIINETLARRHFPEGQALGRQLRLGTGPHTIIGVVGDVRQAGLDKTPLAELHVPYGRPWGDDSLVLVARTSVPPETLLPAVREAVRRVDPGLPVFRALTMDQVIAESLGLRRLVLGLLGGFAVLALVLSTYGLYGVISLLVSQRTRELGIRMALGARPSDVLRLVLGQGARLAGVGIALGLVGALALTRMLESQLYGVTATDPLTFIFVATLFALVALLACWLPARRATRVDPLVAMRT, encoded by the coding sequence ATGAGAGTCCTCGACAGCCTGCTCGCGGATGCACGCTTCGCGCTCCGCACGTTCCGTCGCGCGCCCGGCTTCGCCGCCGCGGCCATCCTCTGCCTCGCCCTGGGCATCGGCGCGAACGCCGTCATCTTCAGCGTCGTCCACGGCGTCCTCCTCCGCCCGTTGCCGTACGCCGAACCCGCGCGAATCGTCTCGCTGCTCGAGTTCCGGGCCCAAGGCAGCGGCGGCCCGGTGTCCTGGCTCACATTCTGGGACTGGCGCGACCAGGCCAAGGCCTTCGAGCACATCACGGCCTTCACCGTCGGCGGCTCCATCCTCCGCGCCGATGACGACTCCGAACGCCTCGAAGCCACCCGTGGCACCGCCGGATACTTCGCCGTCCATGGCGTACCCCCGTTGCTCGGCCGCACCTTCGTCCCCGGCGATGACCAGCCCGGCCATGAGCCCGTCGCCGTCCTCAACGAGACCCTGTGGCGTCGCCGGTTCGGCGCCAGTCCCGCCGTCCTCGGCCGCACCGTGCTCCTCGATGACATTCCCCACACCGTGATTGGCGTGGTCCCCGAGTCGTTCGACCCGAAGATGGACGTCTGGCTCCCGTTGGTCGCTCCCGGCGACGCCCGTGGCCGGTTCTCCACGCTGCTCTCGGTCCGCGCCCGGCTGGCCCCAGGCTTCACCGTCGAGTCCGCCGACCAGGAACTCGCGGCCGTCACCGCCGCCATCGCCGCCGCGAGCCCCGACGTGCTCAAGGAGCGCACCTCCCACGTCGAATCGCTTGCCGAGGCCCGGACACGTCTCTGGAGCGGCCCCTTGAAGCTCCTGCTCGGCGCCGTGGCCCTGGTCCTCCTCATCGCCTGCGCCAACGTCGCGAACATCCTGCTCGCGCGAGCCGGCGCCCGGCACCAGGAACTCGCCGTTCGCGTGGCCCTCGGGGCAAGTCGTGGCCGCGTCATCCAGCAGCTCCTCGTCGAGAGCCTCCTGCTCGCGCTCCTGGGCGGCGCGCTCGGCGGATTGTTCGCGCGCTGGGGCCTGGATGGCCTGCTCGCCGTGGCCCCCGAGTCGATGCCTCAACGGGCCGCCATCTCCCTCGACGGGACCTCGTTCCTGTTCCTCGCCGCCATCTCCATCACCAGCGGCCTGGTCTTCGGTCTGCTTCCCGCGCTCCAGCTCTCCCGGCTCGACCTCCGAGGCGCCATGCCTTCATCGGGCCGTCGGCTCCGCTCCACGCTGGTCGTCCTGGAGCTGGCCCTCTGCCTGGTCCTGCTCGTCGGCGCGGGCCTGTTGGGCCGAGGCTTCCTCCAACTCCTGGGGACCTCGCCCGGACTGGCCTCCGAGCAGCTCCTCACGCTGCACATCGCCATCCCCGACAGCCGGTTCTTCAACGAACACGGCCTGGACGCCCACATCCCGCAGACGCTCCTGGAGCCCATCCTCGAGGAGGTCCGAGCCCTCCCGGGCGTGAGCGCCGCGGCGATGACCTCGCTCCTGCCCATCCAGCGCGCCTGGAACAATGCCCGCTATGTCATCGAGGGCGAGCCCCCGCCGGATCCCGGCTCCGAACCTCGCGCCGAGCGACGCTCCACCAGCCCCGGGTTCTTCGCCACCGTCGGCATCCCGCTGCGCCAGGGCCGCGACTTCACCGCCTCCGACGCGGCCCCCGGCCAGCCCGCCACCGTCATCATCAACGAGACGCTCGCGCGCCGGCACTTCCCGGAGGGCCAGGCCCTGGGGCGCCAGCTCCGCCTGGGCACCGGGCCGCACACCATCATCGGCGTGGTCGGAGACGTGCGGCAGGCCGGGCTCGACAAGACGCCGCTCGCGGAGCTGCACGTCCCGTACGGTCGGCCCTGGGGCGATGACAGCCTGGTCCTCGTCGCCCGGACGTCAGTGCCCCCCGAGACCCTCCTGCCCGCGGTCCGCGAGGCCGTGCGCCGCGTCGACCCGGGCCTGCCCGTCTTCCGTGCCCTCACCATGGACCAGGTCATCGCGGAGTCGCTCGGCTTGCGCCGGCTCGTGCTGGGCCTGCTCGGCGGCTTCGCGGTCCTGGCGCTGGTACTCTCCACCTACGGGCTCTATGGCGTCATTTCGCTGCTCGTCTCCCAGCGCACCCGGGAGCTGGGCATCCGCATGGCCCTGGGCGCCCGGCCGAGCGACGTCCTCCGGCTGGTCCTGGGCCAGGGGGCGAGGCTCGCGGGCGTGGGCATCGCCCTGGGGCTCGTGGGCGCCCTGGCGCTGACCCGCATGCTCGAAAGCCAGCTCTACGGCGTCACCGCGACAGATCCGCTGACCTTCATCTTCGTGGCCACCCTCTTCGCGCTCGTCGCCCTGCTGGCCTGCTGGCTCCCCGCGCGACGGGCCACCCGGGTGGACCCGCTCGTCGCCATGCGGACCTGA
- a CDS encoding (deoxy)nucleoside triphosphate pyrophosphohydrolase: protein MTTRTVRVVAALIPGPVDTQRFLVQQRLPGGSRALLWEFPGGKVEAGETDEVALARECREELDVELSVGRRLWEGRHTYPDLTVELVLYAARVVSGEPKPLGAHALAFRTPVEMQALPFCEADIPLLDELVAGRLGALD from the coding sequence GTGACGACCCGGACGGTCCGCGTGGTGGCGGCGCTGATTCCCGGTCCCGTCGACACCCAGCGCTTCCTGGTGCAGCAGCGGCTCCCCGGTGGGAGCCGCGCGCTCCTGTGGGAGTTCCCTGGCGGCAAGGTGGAGGCCGGGGAGACGGACGAGGTGGCGCTCGCCCGTGAGTGTCGCGAGGAGCTGGACGTCGAACTCTCCGTGGGCCGGCGGCTGTGGGAGGGGCGGCACACGTACCCGGACCTGACGGTGGAGCTGGTGCTCTACGCGGCGCGGGTGGTGTCGGGCGAGCCGAAGCCGCTGGGTGCGCATGCGCTGGCGTTCCGGACGCCGGTGGAGATGCAGGCCCTGCCGTTCTGCGAGGCGGACATCCCGCTGCTGGACGAGCTGGTGGCGGGAAGGCTGGGCGCGCTCGATTGA
- a CDS encoding S46 family peptidase, with the protein MKRLFLIATLVGAAPALADEGMWTYNNFPSAKVKEKYGFEPTQQWLDKARLSSARLAGGCSASFVSPNGLVMTNHHCARGCIEQLSGAKKDYIANGFYAKSEAEETQCPAMEINQLEQITDITETLNQATQGLSGKQYADTLKAKMAELEQACSAGDAKVRCDAVTLYQGGKYNLYKYRRFQDVRLVMAPEHAIAFFGGDPDNFEFPRWDLDVTFLRVYQDGKPAKTDNYFKWSEKSAKEGDITFVSGHPGRTSRGLTIAELEYQRDVAMPKMLFMMSELRGMVSEFQKRGPEQKRISNNLLFGVENGLKATKGRLEALQDKKFFGQKVAAEQDLRKKVDANPEMKKKYGAAWDEIAKAQAQMVNIRKDMSFVEQGAGLSSSLYSIAKTLVRASEELPKENGQRLREFNQANLPALQAQLLSPAPIYPELEILRLSFGLTKMREELGSNHPFVKKVLGNESPDKLAARLVKGSKLCVLKDVKGSKVCDVSARKSLFDGGKAAIAASKDPMIQLALALDADGRAVRKNYEENVDAVIKKNAELVAKAKFEVYGTNTYPDATFTLRLSYGSVKGYMEDGKKVEPVTQMAGTFEHATGEEPFALPPSWLKNQKNLDGATAMNFVSTNDIIGGNSGSPVINKDAEIIGLVFDGNIQSLGGEYGFDESVNRTVAVHSDAIIESLKKIYGATRVLEELRPGSTQVPSVPTKPAG; encoded by the coding sequence ATGAAACGGTTGTTCCTGATTGCCACCCTTGTCGGCGCCGCTCCGGCCCTGGCCGACGAAGGCATGTGGACGTACAACAACTTCCCGTCCGCGAAGGTGAAGGAGAAGTACGGCTTCGAGCCCACGCAGCAGTGGCTCGACAAGGCCCGTCTGTCGTCCGCGCGGCTCGCGGGTGGCTGCTCGGCCAGCTTCGTGTCCCCCAACGGCCTGGTGATGACCAATCACCACTGTGCCCGCGGCTGTATCGAGCAGCTCTCCGGCGCGAAGAAGGACTACATCGCCAACGGCTTCTACGCGAAGTCCGAAGCCGAAGAGACGCAGTGTCCGGCGATGGAGATCAACCAGCTCGAGCAGATCACCGACATCACCGAGACGCTGAACCAGGCCACCCAGGGCCTGTCCGGCAAGCAGTACGCCGACACCCTGAAGGCGAAGATGGCCGAGCTGGAGCAGGCCTGCTCCGCGGGCGACGCCAAGGTGCGCTGTGACGCCGTCACCCTGTACCAGGGCGGCAAGTACAACCTGTACAAGTACCGCCGCTTCCAGGACGTGCGCCTGGTCATGGCGCCCGAGCACGCCATCGCCTTCTTCGGCGGGGATCCGGACAACTTCGAGTTCCCCCGGTGGGATCTGGACGTGACGTTCCTGCGCGTCTACCAGGACGGCAAGCCGGCCAAGACGGACAACTACTTCAAGTGGTCCGAGAAGAGCGCCAAGGAGGGTGACATCACCTTCGTGTCCGGCCACCCCGGCCGCACCTCGCGCGGGCTGACCATCGCGGAGCTGGAATACCAGCGCGACGTGGCCATGCCGAAGATGCTCTTCATGATGTCCGAGCTGCGCGGCATGGTGTCCGAGTTCCAGAAGCGCGGCCCCGAGCAGAAGCGCATCTCCAACAACCTGCTGTTCGGCGTGGAGAACGGCCTGAAGGCCACCAAGGGCCGCCTGGAGGCGCTCCAGGACAAGAAGTTCTTCGGCCAGAAGGTCGCCGCCGAGCAGGACCTGCGCAAGAAGGTCGACGCGAACCCGGAGATGAAGAAGAAGTACGGCGCCGCGTGGGACGAGATCGCCAAGGCCCAGGCGCAGATGGTCAACATCCGCAAGGACATGTCCTTCGTCGAGCAGGGCGCGGGCCTCTCCTCCAGCCTGTACAGCATCGCCAAGACGCTGGTGCGCGCCTCCGAGGAGCTCCCCAAGGAGAACGGTCAGCGCCTGCGTGAGTTCAACCAGGCCAACCTGCCCGCGCTCCAGGCGCAGCTCTTGAGCCCGGCGCCCATCTACCCGGAGCTGGAGATCCTCCGCCTGAGCTTCGGCCTGACGAAGATGCGCGAGGAGCTGGGCTCCAACCACCCGTTCGTCAAGAAGGTCCTGGGCAACGAGTCCCCCGACAAGCTGGCGGCCCGCCTGGTGAAGGGCTCCAAGCTGTGCGTCCTCAAGGACGTCAAGGGCTCCAAGGTGTGTGACGTGTCCGCCCGCAAGAGCCTGTTCGACGGCGGCAAGGCGGCCATCGCGGCCTCCAAGGACCCGATGATCCAGCTGGCGCTGGCGCTCGACGCGGATGGCCGCGCGGTCCGCAAGAACTACGAGGAGAACGTCGACGCCGTCATCAAGAAGAACGCGGAGCTGGTGGCCAAGGCGAAGTTCGAGGTCTACGGCACCAACACGTACCCGGACGCGACGTTCACGCTGCGCCTGTCGTACGGCTCGGTGAAGGGCTACATGGAGGATGGCAAGAAGGTGGAGCCTGTCACCCAGATGGCGGGCACCTTCGAGCACGCCACCGGTGAGGAGCCCTTCGCGCTGCCGCCGTCCTGGCTGAAGAACCAGAAGAACCTCGATGGCGCCACGGCGATGAACTTCGTCAGCACCAACGACATCATCGGCGGCAACTCCGGCTCCCCCGTCATCAACAAGGACGCGGAGATCATCGGCCTGGTGTTCGACGGCAACATCCAGTCGCTGGGCGGTGAGTACGGCTTCGACGAGAGCGTCAACCGCACGGTGGCCGTGCACAGCGACGCCATCATCGAGTCGCTGAAGAAGATCTATGGCGCCACCCGCGTCCTCGAGGAGCTCCGCCCGGGCAGCACCCAGGTGCCCTCCGTCCCCACCAAGCCGGCGGGGTGA